In Arachis stenosperma cultivar V10309 chromosome 1, arast.V10309.gnm1.PFL2, whole genome shotgun sequence, one DNA window encodes the following:
- the LOC130976434 gene encoding uncharacterized protein LOC130976434: MVLEISIEPSMITEVETYDLTSRHYPYTVYADDQRILCINTTSSQTLSKWLTNLLKSTPKNTPVIVGVTAKHQFTKYTKRGVKDHGYDFISLCIGSHCLLYPLLQQADSYKAKQNPRPLCDFFANPRVIAVGMEIEKVKAKLEKHHGIELKKAFNLRAMAVKGMKEVGEKVDLWRYNLDKLAKTVLGKYFDVVRPEEKLDWYDEENSCCYYNVFTDEKTMFITIDTYLCYLIGFELHGMIHGHEAGKSQDSSKSKKKVNKKKNS; this comes from the coding sequence ATGGTTCTCGAGATCAGCATTGAACCCAGCATGATTACCGAAGTCGAGACTTACGACCTCACTTCCCGCCATTATCCTTACACCGTTTATGCCGACGACCAACGCATTCTCTGCATCAACACCACCTCTTCCCAAACGCTCTCCAAGTGGCTCACCAACCTCCTCAAGTCCACTCCCAAAAACACCCCGGTCATCGTGGGCGTAACCGCCAAGCACCAATTTACCAAGTACACCAAGCGCGGCGTCAAGGACCACGGCTACGACTTCATCTCCCTCTGCATTGGCTCTCACTGCCTCCTCTACCCTCTTCTCCAACAAGCCGACTCTTACAAAGCGAAGCAAAACCCTAGGCCCCTCTGCGACTTCTTTGCCAACCCTAGGGTTATTGCGGTGGGAATGGAGATCGAAAAGGTGAAGGCAAAGCTGGAGAAGCACCACGGGATCGAGCTGAAGAAGGCATTTAACCTTAGGGCAATGGCGGTGAAAGGGATGAAGGAGGTAGGAGAGAAGGTGGATCTATGGCGGTACAATCTTGACAAGTTGGCAAAGACAGTGCTGGGGAAGTACTTTGACGTGGTGAGGCCGGAAGAGAAGCTGGACTGGTACGATGAAGAAAACTCGTGCTGTTATTACAATGTGTTTACGGATGAGAAGACAATGTTCATCACCATTGATACTTATCTTTGCTACCTCATTGGTTTCGAACTGCATGGTATGATCCATGGACATGAAGCGGGTAAGAGCCAAGATTCTAGTAAGTCCAAGAAGAAGGTTAACAAGAAGAAGAACTCATGA
- the LOC130962568 gene encoding formin-like protein 6, with amino-acid sequence MKTHHWSCFFIILSSIEFWTILFFAFPSAKALKAFELCNNASKSNSRRILHQPLFPAASAPALPPPSPSLDTPSPPEIPFFNENPPGPPPADLNQQPAAMDTTNGRIANPTATQPAKPVKTVAIVVSVAFVTFAMLFVLAFFLYKQTAKQQPAETTQKLVAVGSRNELPPPSAAAPPSSLYYIGTVDPSRASVSEPSEEATSSEMNRSSYRKLNSMKVSERYRPSPELQPLPPLSKTVADGSHPPPAASSSSSSDDEVDSPDTAFHSPQASSLSLDDGYHTPVSRHSYLSNGSSTAAAPPVPFSKRTSPKSRISASSDTRIAMIPPIKHAPPRSPSPTQQESTSGPSRRPTFSAPPPAPNLTHIHSNMSKNSINPPPPPPPPPPPMRAAPRKVQSPAINLTSSSSSSSLPASRIQQECWSRSQVAASAAKSIAKASEEFNKMKSVASSEKLDGDDVEGGRPKLKALHWDKVRATSERATVWDQLKSSSFQLNEGMMESLFGCGATSSAPKETVTRKSVIPPVEQENRVLDPKKSQNIAIMLRALNVTRDEVSEALLDGNPEGLGAELLETLVKMAPTKEEEIKLKSYDAGVSKLGSAERFLKTVLDIPLAFKRVEAMLYRANFDTEVNYLRKSFQTLETASEELKNSRLFLKLLEAVLRTGNRMNVGTYRGDAKAFKLDTLLKLVDIKGTDGKTTLLHFVVQEIIRTEGSSGESSSENAQAEMNSQFNDDEFRKKGLQVVAGLSRDLGNVKNAAGMDSEVLSSYVSKLESGLDKVRLVLQHEKPGMQGNFFNSMKLFLKVAEAKIITIKSDERKALFLVKEVTEYFHGNMAKEEAHPFRIFMIVRDFLNILDQVCKEVGKMQDKTVINSARSFRIAASASLPVLNRYHARQDTTSSDEESSSP; translated from the exons ATGAAAACTCATCATTGGAGCTGCTTCTTTATTATCTTATCATCAATAGAGTTTTGGACCATCCTCTTCTTCGCCTTTCCCTCCGCAAAAGCCCTCAAGGCATTTGAATTATGTAATAATGCTTCAAAATCTAACTCAAGAAGAATCCTACATCAGCCGCTTTTTCCGGCAGCATCAGCTCCGGCGTTACCTCCGCCTTCGCCGTCACTGGACACTCCTTCCCCTCCGGAAATTCCTTTCTTCAACGAGAATCCACCAGGTCCACCGCCGGCGGACCTGAACCAGCAGCCGGCAGCGATGGACACCACCAACGGCCGAATTGCAAACCCGACAGCGACGCAGCCGGCGAAGCCGGTTAAGACAGTGGCGATTGTGGTATCTGTCGCGTTCGTTACGTTTGCAATGCTGTTTGTGCTGGCGTTCTTCTTGTATAAGCAAACGGCGAAACAGCAGCCGGCGGAAACGACGCAGAAGCTGGTGGCCGTAGGGTCACGAAACGAGTTGCCACCACCGTCGGCGGCGGCGCCACCGTCTAGTTTGTACTACATTGGGACGGTGGATCCAAGCAGAGCGTCGGTGAGCGAACCGAGTGAAGAAGCCACTTCGAGTGAAATGAACCGTTCTTCATATCGAAAACTGAATTCCATGAAGGTTTCAGAAAGGTACCGTCCCAGCCCCGAGCTTCAGCCATTGCCGCCGCTAAGCAAAACCGTCGCCGACGGCAGCCATCCGCCACCGGCTGCCTCCTCGTCATCTTCGTCCGATGACGAAGTGGATAGCCCAGACACGGCGTTTCACTCGCCACAGGCCTCATCTCTCAGCCTCGATGATGGTTACCACACGCCGGTTTCGCGCCACAGTTATCTCTCCAACGGTAGCAGTACTGCGGCGGCACCGCCAGTTCCTTTCTCGAAGAGAACTTCTCCGAAGTCTCGGATTTCAGCTTCGTCGGATACCAGAATCGCCATGATACCACCAATTAAGCATGCTCCGCCACGGTCACCATCCCCGACACAGCAAGAATCTACCTCCGGTCCTTCCAGACGGCCGACATTCTCGGCACCTCCTCCAGCACCAAATTTAACTCATATTCATTCAAATATGTCCAAGAATTCAATCAATCCTCCGCCACCGCCACCACCTCCTCCTCCGCCAATGCGAGCAGCCCCACGGAAGGTTCAGTCTCCAGCAATAAATTTGACCTCGTCATCGTCGTCGTCCTCCCTCCCTGCTTCAAGAATTCAGCAGGAGTGTTGGTCTCGGAGCCAAGTTGCAGCATCCGCTGCAAAGAGCATTGCAAAGGCTTCAGAGGAGTTTAACAAAATGAAGAGCGTGGCATCATCTGAGAAGTTGGACGGTGATGACGTGGAAGGAGGAAGACCCAAGCTGAAGGCTCTGCATTGGGATAAAGTGCGTGCTACATCTGAACGTGCCACTGTGTGGGACCAGTTAAAGTCAAGTTCGTTTCA ATTAAATGAGGGCATGATGGAGTCTCTCTTTGGCTGCGGTGCCACCAGTTCTGCACCTAAAGAAACGGTTACAAGGAAATCAGTTATTCCGCCCGTTGAACAGGAGAACAGAGTGTTAGATCCCAAGAAGTCCCAAAACATTGCTATAATGCTCAGGGCACTCAATGTTACTAGAGATGAGGTCTCCGAAGCTCTCTTGGACG GGAATCCTGAAGGTTTGGGTGCTGAGCTATTGGAAACTCTTGTAAAGATGGCACCAACTAAAGAGGAAGAAATAAAACTCAAAAGCTATGATGCTGGTGTTTCAAAACTAGGCTCTGCAGAGAGATTCCTTAAAACTGTACTTGACATACCATTAGCCTTCAAAAGAGTGGAAGCCATGTTGTACAGAGCGAATTTTGACACAGAAGTTAACTACCTTAGGAAATCCTTTCAAACCCTCGAG ACAGCGAGTGAGGAATTGAAGAACAGCCGGTTGTTCCTCAAACTCCTCGAAGCTGTTCTTAGGACAGGGAACAGAATGAATGTTGGAACCTACCGTGGCGATGCCAAGGCGTTCAAGCTAGACACACTCCTAAAACTTGTAGATATAAAGGGAACAGATGGAAAGACCACATTGCTTCACTTTGTTGTCCAAGAAATCATTAGAACGGAAGGTTCAAGTGGCGAATCGTCCAGCGAAAATGCACAGGCAGAAATGAATTCTCAatttaatgatgatgagttcAGAAAGAAAGGATTGCAGGTTGTGGCTGGACTGAGTAGAGACCTTGGAAACGTGAAAAATGCTGCAGGAATGGACTCAGAAGTCTTAAGTAGTTATGTCTCTAAGCTTGAATCGGGTCTTGATAAAGTGAGATTGGTTCTGCAGCATGAAAAGCCGGGTATGCAGGGGAATTTCTTCAACTCAATGAAGCTTTTCCTGAAAGTTGCCGAGGCGAAAATCATTACGATTAAGTCTGATGAGAGAAAGGCTTTGTTCCTTGTGAAAGAAGTAACAGAGTACTTTCATGGGAATATGGCAAAGGAAGAAGCGCATCCTTTTAGAATCTTCATGATTGTGAGAGACTTTCTCAATATTTTGGATCAGGTCTGCAAAGAAGTGGGGAAGATGCAGGACAAAACTGTGATTAACTCCGCGAGATCCTTCAGGATAGCGGCGAGCGCGTCGTTACCAGTTCTCAACAGGTACCATGCAAGGCAAGATACAACCAGTTCAGATGAAGAGAGCTCATCACCCTAG